Genomic segment of Parageobacillus genomosp. 1:
ATGATTGCGTCATGGTTAATGTCATCCCGTCACGCCGTGGTGCTGACCGGAGCCGGGATGTCGACGGAAAGCGGGCTTCCCGACTTTCGCTCGGAAAAAACGGGGCTATGGACACGGTTTAATCCGCAGCAGCTCGCTAGCACCTACGCGCTCGAGCACCATCGGCAGGCATTTATCGAATTTTATCAATACCGCATTCGTACGCTGCAAGCATGCCGGCCGCACGAAGGGCACATGATTTTAGCCGATTGGCAGCAGCGCGGTCTTATTCAGGAAATTGTGACGCAAAATGTTGATGGATTTCACCAGCAGGCCGGAAGCCGTCACGTCATTGAACTGCATGGTTCATTACGGACGGTACATTGCCAGCAGTGCGGCAACACTTTTAACAGCATCGTATATCTGGAGCATCGATTTACGTGCGAATGCGGAGGCTTTTTGCGCCCGTCCGTTGTCCTGTTCGGCGAAATGCTGCCGGAACAGGCGCTCGAGCAAGCATGGCAAGCAGCGCAAACAGCGGATGTATTGATCATCCTTGGCTCTTCCTTGCAAGTATCGCCTGCCAATCAGCTTCCGCTCGTCGCCAAACGAAACGGAGCGAAAATCGCGATCGTCAACTGGGAACCGACTGAACTTGATGACATCGCCGACGTTGTCATCAACAAGCGGAAAATCGGCGATG
This window contains:
- a CDS encoding NAD-dependent deacylase; its protein translation is MIASWLMSSRHAVVLTGAGMSTESGLPDFRSEKTGLWTRFNPQQLASTYALEHHRQAFIEFYQYRIRTLQACRPHEGHMILADWQQRGLIQEIVTQNVDGFHQQAGSRHVIELHGSLRTVHCQQCGNTFNSIVYLEHRFTCECGGFLRPSVVLFGEMLPEQALEQAWQAAQTADVLIILGSSLQVSPANQLPLVAKRNGAKIAIVNWEPTELDDIADVVINKRKIGDVLREINDEWKAGNGR